The region TCAGCGACTGGACGCGCTTTGCCATGAGCCGCTGCCGTCAGCCGCAAACCCCGTAAATACCGCCCGAGAGGCCGCAATGGCGGCACCCTGGCATGCGCCCGCGCACTGTCATGCATTTGCGCATTGAGACGCGAGGAGACGATTGTGAGCAAGACCTTTACCCCTGTCAGCCTGGAAGGACGCCAACAGTATTACGAACTGTGGGGCCGCACTCCCCAGCGTTCACTGGACTACACCCTGGCAAACCTGTGGGGCTGGCAGGATTACTACGGCCTTGAATGGTGCTTTGAGGACAACCTCTGCTGGATCCGCCAGACCCGGCCCTATGCCGTGTGCTGGGCCCCTGTGGGCGACTGGAACGCGGTTTCGTGGAAGGATCTGCTGCCCTGCGGCTTCAACCCCGAGGCCCACAACATCACCCGCGTGCCGGAAAAGCTGCTGGAAATCTGGCAGCGCGAACTGCCCGGCCTTGTGGATGCGGATGAAGACCGCGGCCAGTGGGAATACCTGTACAAACAGGAAGAACTGGCGGAACTGCCGGGTAACCGCTTTCATAAAAAGAAAAATCATCTCAACAGCTATGTGAAGACCTACGGCCAGCCGGACTACCATACGCTGGACGACGCCATGGTTGAAGACGTGCTGGCCGTGCAGGACGACTGGTGCCAGTGGCACGAATGCGAGGAATCGCCTTCGCTCAGGGCCGAGAACGAAGCCATCAACCGAGTACTCAGCCACTGGAACTGTTTTAC is a window of Desulfovibrio desulfuricans DNA encoding:
- a CDS encoding DUF2156 domain-containing protein, yielding MSKTFTPVSLEGRQQYYELWGRTPQRSLDYTLANLWGWQDYYGLEWCFEDNLCWIRQTRPYAVCWAPVGDWNAVSWKDLLPCGFNPEAHNITRVPEKLLEIWQRELPGLVDADEDRGQWEYLYKQEELAELPGNRFHKKKNHLNSYVKTYGQPDYHTLDDAMVEDVLAVQDDWCQWHECEESPSLRAENEAINRVLSHWNCFTGLMGGSLYVDGKMVAFSVGENLDGANLGVHYEKGLNGFKGVYQTINCLFSRNAGAGFTYINRAQDLDEEGLRQAKMTYLPADFLRKYKVRIRKS